TATTACCAAGCGTTAAACGATGCAATACATGCTGCACTTGCCCCACTAGAGAACATAAGAAAAGACAGTGCAATAAGACTACTACTAGGAGGAATAATAGGCAAGGGAGCATACGAAATATCACAAGAGATGAACATAGACTACATGACACTACTCAAAAACCTAGACAAGATAGCAAACCTAGTAAAAGCAGTAAAAAACATAGTAAAGAATCATCCTGTCCTACTCATAATAGACGACACACACGACCATAAACAATACGCAATACCAATATCAAGAAACACAACACAAATATACTACTGCAAAGTACACAAAAGATACGAGCCAGCAATACAAATACTACTAATTGCAGTAAAAGACTTGAAAACAAACGAAACATACATAGTAGCTATAATACCGTATATACCACAAAAGGTAGTAGAAATACTAAAGGAAAGGGGAGAAAAAGTAGAATTCAAAACAAAAATACAAGCATACTTGGAAATACTACCAGAACTTGAAAAGGAGTTCAACGTTGTGGGTAAGGTCTTCGACTCTTGGTACGTTAATTCTAAGACTCTCTTTGCTAATACCGTCGGGGAACTCAAGGCCAACGCGCGGGTTGTCGAGGGTGACAGACTCGTACCTGTTGGCGAGTTCCCCCAAGGGGAATACCTAGTGGAATATCTAGGTATTCCCATAAAACTACTCGTTGTTGACGATTATAAGGGTTACGGTAGAAGGTACTTCTTCTCTACAAACGTTAATGACACTGCTGAGGATATCATAACTACTTGGGAGAATCGTTAGGATGTTGAGGTTTTGATTAGGGAGCTTAAGGCCTTGGGTTTGGAGAAGAGCTCCTTCCTAACTTGGCTTAGGAACAAGGGTTTTATAGTGTTGAAGGCCTTTTCCTTGTTTGTTGTTCTTTTGTTCAAGTATTTCACGGGTTTAAACCTCGGGGCCAAGAGGATAGCAAGGTTGATAAAAAGTATTTATCAAGTGTCTGGAGGGATAAAGAAATTGTTTAAGAGAAGGAGAAAAACATAAACTGCTACCCTTATATTAAAAGTTCTATTAACTTTTCTACTTTGTGAGTTACTTCAAATTTTATTAAGGCTTATGTTAAATTTGATTTCAATCTAACGTTTAATTTTGAATTTGATAAAATTCAATTAGCTTAACATCTAACAAAATTGAAGAATTCTACAAACCATAACTTTTTGAAATACTCATAATCTGAGATAAGACCTTATATAAATTTTTATTTTATAAAAGAGTGTGGACAACAATTTTGTTAATTTAGTATAAATTATGTGAATTGTTTTTCTGTATGAGGGGAATTAGTTTTTATTAAGGGTGAGCACGGGAATTAATTTGGGTGAGCACATGGAAACCAGATGGAAAGTTCCCGTGCTCACCCAAATTATACTAATCTTAATGGAGTATATTAATTTTAAGCCTAGGTTTTATGCTAGGAGTGAGGTTGCACTTGCTTTGGCAATGTATTTGGCTGGTTTGTCCTCTTGGAGGGCTATTTTGCCCCACTCTACCTTACTCTACGATTATAGGAAGTTTAGTAATGTTAAGTATGTTGTTCCCTTGAGTGGTAAGTATGCTGTTGATGAGACTAAGGTTCTTACTGTGAGGGGTGAGTATTATTATGTTTGGGTTGTTAGGGATGTTGTGACTAGGGGGATACCTTTCTTCATGGTTACTAGTTTGAGGAGTGGTTTGCATGTTTTAATTATTCTTGTGAAGATGAGGGAAGTTGAGGAGTTGGCTAGTAGGTATTTCAAGAGGGTTGATCAAGTGGTTTACTTGCATGATGGGGCGTCAATATATAATGCTTTCAACTGGTATAATGTTAATCATGAAAAGGTGACATTTGAGGAAAGGGATTACGCAGAACAAGGATTCAGAACAACAAAACATAGGATATCATCAATGGACAAGCACTTCCCATGGAATTCAAATAGATTCACGATTACCCGTTGGCTCTCAACGTTCTTCTTAATATACAACCTACTTTACACTCCAGTGTATTTACTGGACAAGGGGGTGATAATAAATGTAAATATTTCAAATGAATGAAATTGTTGTCCACACTCTTATAAAATACAATAATATATAATTGTAGATTTATGGTTTAAGTTGAATTGCTGATATTTTTAATAAAGATTGATATTATTTCATTAATATAAATTATTGTGAAAAATAACATATTATGTTAAAATTGGAAATTTATTTTAATAATAGATTTATACAGTTTTTTATATTATAAAGATTTTCTAATGTCGAAAAATTTAAATAATAGTAACATTTCAATTCGGGTAATATGAAAATGTTTTAAAAATTAGTCTTAAAGTTTAATGATACATATAGAAACATTACAAAAATATGTGTGTATTTATGAATGATATACATGAGGATTCATAGAAATATTTAATAAATATTTTATCTCCATTACCTACGATAAGAATGAAAAACTGGGTTATAAAGTCAATAATCGTTTTAACGATAATCCTTTCTGCACTATTTATATTATCTACTAATGCTTCAACTACTACTAATTCAACTATTCAGCAGTTAAATGAAAGTATTCAAGCATTATTAAATAGAACCGCTGATTATCCAGCAGCCGCAGTACCCTCTTGGCTTGATACTGGAAGTAACGCGTGGATGCTTACTGCAGCTACATTTGTTGGTTTGCAAAGTGTTCCTGGTGTTGCCTTATATTATGCTGGATTATCTAAAAAGAAATATGCAGTAAATTCTGCTCTTATGGTATTTTATGCATTTGCCGCAGTTCTTGTAATTTGGATAGTTGCAGGCTATAATTTTGGTTTTGGGCATCCGGCTTTACTGTCTATAAATGGATATGGGATATTCGGATATCCAGTTCCAGCGTGGAGAGGACTCTACGAGGGCTCTCAGACAATTTATGGACCTAGTGGAACTCCATTAGATATTCCTACAGCTACTTATATATTCTTCCAGTTTGTGTTTGCTGCAATAACACCAGTACTACTAGCAGGTGGTGTAATAGAGAGAATGAACTTTAAAGCATGGATGGTATTTGTACCTTTATGGTCTTTATTAGTATATAGCCCAGTTGCTTATTGGCTATTTGCAGGTGGTTGGCTAAACCAGCTAGGAGCAGTTGACTTCTCTGGAGGTTATGTAATTCACGTGGATGCTGGAATAGGAGCTTTAGCTGCAGCTATGGCTGTAGGACCTAGATTAGCTTCTGAAAGAAAACTTGAGGCGCATAGCTTACCATTAATATTAGCTGGTGCTGGTCTAATTTGGTTAGGATGGGATGGGTTTAATGGAGGAGATCCAGGTGGAGCTACTATAGATGCTGCAATAGCGGTCTTAAATACTAATATAGCAACTGCTGTTAGCGCAATAGTTTGGATGTTAATGGATATGAAATTTTTAGGCAAGCCTACCTTAGTAGGGGCTACAAGTGGTGCTATAACTGGTTTAGTTGCAATTACTCCTGCGGCGGGTTATGTTAATGGTTGGCAAGCTGCATTAATTGGTATTGCTTCTGGTAGTATACCTTGGATGGCACTATATTGGTTTGAACCTAAACTTAAGGTTGATGATACCTTAGGAGTATTTTCCACTCACGGTATAGCAGGTATTGTTGGCGGTTTGTTAACTGGAGTTTTTGCCAATCCCGCAGTTACACAATATGTATTTCCGGGATTAAAGGGTGCTCTTTATGGTAATTGGTACCAATTAGGAATTCAAGCTTTAGCTGCAGCAGTAGTAGTAGTTTACGATTTTACAATAACTTATGGTCTATTAAAATTGATAGGTTTATTCATACCTTTACAATCTCCACCTCAAGTCTTAGCAATAGGTGATTACGCTATTCACGGAGAAGTTGCATATTCTGAACTGTTAGCAGCTATTCCAGAAAGTGCAAAACCCAAAGAGGCTATTGAAGAGGCTAAAGCTTTAGATAAAGAGGCAAAAGATAACGAGAATACTTAATTTTTTTAATTAAGAAGAAAGCTTGGTAAATATCCTTTCTAGTTCTTTTATTTCATCTTCACTAATTTTTCTCATAAAATTAGCTAAGACTTCTTGGAAAACTTTTCTACTTTCTGCCAATTTTTCTCTCCCTTTATCAGTTAATTCTACGTAGATCACTCTTCTATCTTCTTCACTCCTAACTCTTTTCACGAGGTTCTTTTCTTCAAGCCTATCTATAATGCTAGTTAAACCTGCCTTGGTTAGCATGTACTTTTCTGCAACTCTGCTCATGGGCACTTTTCCTTCCTCATCTAATGCACACATTACCTTAAATTCGAAATAAGATAGGCCTATCTGTTCTAATGCCTTATCAGCTTCTTTGTTAACCTTTCTTGTTAAGCCTACTATAAGGTCCCACACTTCAGAATACTTAGTAGTTAATATCATAGTTAAATATCTAATATTCTAAACAAAAAATTTAACTCTTATCCTTCAGCGTCACAATGGATCATCATTATTAGTCAAGTCGCCCATCGTTCATCATAACTATGTGGACCGGCCGGGATTTGAACCCGGGACCTCTCGGGTGCGAACCTTCGCCGAAACGTCACAACTCCTAAATAATGTCTCTCAAAACGAGTATAAAAGTATGAGCTTTGCCCCTTCCCGCGCTGAAAAGAGGGATGGCAAATGCTTAGAAATTACTCCACTGTTAATAGAATTATTCAAAATAGACCTTTCGAGAGAAGGCGTGAAGGAAAGCACGCTGAGGGGTTGGCTATACTACCTGAACAAAGCAGTAGGTAAGAAGTTATGCAATGCTGAAGACGTTAGAAGGCTTTGGGTTAACGGCTCGCAAAGGATGTGGAAGGAATCTTTGTCCAGGTTCTTCTCGTGGTATGAGAGGAAATTTGAGGCTGATGAGCTTATCGCTAAACTGAGGAAGGGTTTACCAGAGAAAGTGAAAAGGGGTGTGGATACTTATGTACCCACAGATGCTGAGGTCATGAAGTTACGCGATTCGTTACCTTCACAGTATACATCTATATATAATGTATTAGTCTGCACGGGCTTACGAATGACTGAGATACTCTATTTACTAAATAATAAGGATAAATTAAGAGTAGTAGACTTAGGCGAATTCGTTAGGATTCACCTGGACTTAATGAGAAAATCCAAAAACGCCTTAGTATGCTATTTACCTAAGTCAGTATTCCAGGCTCTGAAGCCTTTGCACGTGCATGAGGACACAGTGCAGAAGGCATTTTGTAATTCGGGGCTATGCGAAAAGTACTTACGAAAATGGTTTAACCAGAAGGTGAGACAGACCGTGAAGGATAGGGATTTGGCTGAGTTTTTAGAAGGAAGGATTAGCGGTTTGTCAGTAGGTGCTATGCATTATACAGACTTGATTGCTTTGGCTGACAAAGAGTACCCACGCGTGTTTGAGCAAATTAAGCAGTTTCTGAAAATTGCGTTTCCATATGGGGATATGGAAT
The genomic region above belongs to Saccharolobus caldissimus and contains:
- a CDS encoding IS6 family transposase, producing the protein METRWKVPVLTQIILILMEYINFKPRFYARSEVALALAMYLAGLSSWRAILPHSTLLYDYRKFSNVKYVVPLSGKYAVDETKVLTVRGEYYYVWVVRDVVTRGIPFFMVTSLRSGLHVLIILVKMREVEELASRYFKRVDQVVYLHDGASIYNAFNWYNVNHEKVTFEERDYAEQGFRTTKHRISSMDKHFPWNSNRFTITRWLSTFFLIYNLLYTPVYLLDKGVIINVNISNE
- a CDS encoding ammonium transporter, with amino-acid sequence MKNWVIKSIIVLTIILSALFILSTNASTTTNSTIQQLNESIQALLNRTADYPAAAVPSWLDTGSNAWMLTAATFVGLQSVPGVALYYAGLSKKKYAVNSALMVFYAFAAVLVIWIVAGYNFGFGHPALLSINGYGIFGYPVPAWRGLYEGSQTIYGPSGTPLDIPTATYIFFQFVFAAITPVLLAGGVIERMNFKAWMVFVPLWSLLVYSPVAYWLFAGGWLNQLGAVDFSGGYVIHVDAGIGALAAAMAVGPRLASERKLEAHSLPLILAGAGLIWLGWDGFNGGDPGGATIDAAIAVLNTNIATAVSAIVWMLMDMKFLGKPTLVGATSGAITGLVAITPAAGYVNGWQAALIGIASGSIPWMALYWFEPKLKVDDTLGVFSTHGIAGIVGGLLTGVFANPAVTQYVFPGLKGALYGNWYQLGIQALAAAVVVVYDFTITYGLLKLIGLFIPLQSPPQVLAIGDYAIHGEVAYSELLAAIPESAKPKEAIEEAKALDKEAKDNENT
- a CDS encoding MarR family winged helix-turn-helix transcriptional regulator yields the protein MILTTKYSEVWDLIVGLTRKVNKEADKALEQIGLSYFEFKVMCALDEEGKVPMSRVAEKYMLTKAGLTSIIDRLEEKNLVKRVRSEEDRRVIYVELTDKGREKLAESRKVFQEVLANFMRKISEDEIKELERIFTKLSS
- a CDS encoding integrase, whose amino-acid sequence is MRTFAETSQLLNNVSQNEYKSMSFAPSRAEKRDGKCLEITPLLIELFKIDLSREGVKESTLRGWLYYLNKAVGKKLCNAEDVRRLWVNGSQRMWKESLSRFFSWYERKFEADELIAKLRKGLPEKVKRGVDTYVPTDAEVMKLRDSLPSQYTSIYNVLVCTGLRMTEILYLLNNKDKLRVVDLGEFVRIHLDLMRKSKNALVCYLPKSVFQALKPLHVHEDTVQKAFCNSGLCEKYLRKWFNQKVRQTVKDRDLAEFLEGRISGLSVGAMHYTDLIALADKEYPRVFEQIKQFLKIAFPYGDME